The Denticeps clupeoides chromosome 4, fDenClu1.1, whole genome shotgun sequence genome segment CGTTTTCGTGGGCATGACAATGCTGACCAGCCTCCCCCTGAGATACTGGCTGATCAGCCTCCATGGCTTCCAAGTTGTCTAGGTCAAGATACGCCCTCTTGTTGGACACTGACAAGGTGTGAGCCTGTCCAATCAGGCAGAAGACAGTGACCGTTTTGTCGTCCTTCTCTGcacttctcttttcctcctctccccATTCCAACCCTCTCGCCCTCTCCTGCCCACCTCGGGCCTCATTAGAGACATTGTCCCTTGTATTGCTATCCCAGAATTCCTTGCAGTCCTCAAAactctcctcatcctcctctgctCCACTGGAAACGGTGACAAACCCATCCTCTCCTGATGCCACCCTCTGGCACTCGCCATCACTGCCTCCCTCGCTCTCATTCAGCTTGAGTTCCTCACTCTGCTCACTCTCTTCCAAACATTCTCCCTCTACAGCATCTGACCCGTTCCCTTCCTCCGTCTCCTCACCCAGACCCGCTACGTTGCAACCATCCTCACCTTTGAACCCCTTGGTCTCTCCTGCCTTGCTCCATCTCTCCCTGTGTCGCCCACCACTGTAGTTATCGTCCCAGGAGGACTCAGTGTAGTGTCTGGTTCGAATAGTGCCAGGCACCAGCCACATCTGTCTCACAGTCGTGGTCTCTGGCCTGTCCGTGTCTCTGTCTGCCTCAACCGTATCcgttctctctctgcctctctctcccccttcctCCATTGTTAATGAGGGGTTTTCTCTGTCTGCCACCCAGCTGGGGTTCCTCTCCATGTTCCTCTCTTCCGCTCTGATTTTCCTCTCCTCGTACCGTCTCTTCCTCCACTCCTCTTTCTCACTTCTGTCATCCATCTGCCTGGTCCAGCCCATCTCagactcactcactctctctctctgttggcCATGTTCTCGCTCTCTTTCCCAGTCTCTCGGTTTCTCCATCCCTCTTTGCTTCTCTGTGGACCTCCTCACTTGACTGTCTTCGTCAATGTCTCCTTCACTTTTACTGTTTCGCTGTCTCACCATCATTCTCTCTACCACAACCCTACCTCCACTGCTCTCTCCCTCACTTCTAGTGTCCCTCTGTCTTTGTCTGTTTGTGGCATTCCTGTATTCGTAGTAAGAGAAGTTGGCTGCTGGTTCAGCTCTTATGATTCTATGTGTCTGTGGAGAATAAAATTGTCTCTCCCTCTTTACCCAACGATCAGTGTCCTGGACACGCTGCCTCTCCCCTTGTGGGTCCTggtctctgtctttctttctgggGTTGTACTCACTGACTGTGTCCCTCCTTTGGACAAGTTCATGCTCCTCTCCCAGCCGGTCTCTGTGCCTGTCTCTccatttctcctctcctctgtaTCTCTGCATGTCTCTGTATCTCCTTTCTGCACGCTGCCTAACTGTCTCGACATCGATTCTTGCGCTCCTTTGCTTTTCCTCTGTGTCTTTGATCCACTGTTCTATCTCTCTTGCTTTTTCTCTGTCCATCCATCTTTCCTGTTCTGGGATCAGGTACATCCATTCACCCCGACCTTGCCTTGGCTGGGCTATCCTAGGGAATGTGTCACCTTTCTTTTTCtcggtttctctctctctgaactCAGCTTGTTGAAGCATGGACTGTACAGATACACTGGTGTGCCTTTCTGCCTCTCTCCACCTCCGTTCCCTCACTCTTTGCTCCACCCcaccctctctttctctgaaaGTGTATGAACTCACCTCCCCCTCTCTGTGTAAGCCCCTCTCGTCCCGTCCCATTTCCTTTCTTCTGTCACGTGTCCTGTCTTTCAGTACGTCACCTGCTTTTGCTCTTCTCTGCTCTCCTGAACGTGGATTGGGCCGGGGGCTGATGTCACGATATGTTCGTTGTCCAGCTTTGTCTGAATATTGTCTGGTTTCCATGGCTGCATAATTTTCACTAACCTGTGGGGGTTCACAACACATCCTTTATCAACAACACATCCTCTATGAAATCAGCACCATTGAACTACATTCCCCATGAATCCTCAGTCATGGTTCCAGCCATCAGTGCCTCTCACTTGCCAATCATGCAGGTGACATGTGGAATGATGAAGAACGGAATTGTTTTTGAAGGAATAGTGTGTGTCTGACATAACATGTGTCTGAACATACAACATCTCAATTTACTACTCAATGCATATTACAACAATTGTAACATTTACTTGTGGCATTGTTCCTATGCGGCTGCtcataaaaaatacatggaaGAAGAAGATATTGTGAGATATTGTCACTCATTTGAATCATATCAGTCAATTATTTTACCAGACTGTAAGTAGCTGTGGTACACAAATAACAAATAACACACAGAGAAATCATGAATAATCAGATCACAGCAATCATTTTAGATGTTAGTAGTGGTGATCTCAGCATTTGCACATTCCAACATTCCGGCTAGTGCTGCCTGTCACAATGCTGCTGCAGTCAAAGTCACAGTTCCAGCcctcaaataaaagcaaataattCAACTAACACACTGCAGTCAATATCCTACGACTTCTGTCTGTCTTGCTGGAATTTCATGTGCCCTATTAAAAAGATTACCAAATGCTGTGCAAATAAGGAAATGTGAAAAAGTGCTACTAATTgacaaaaaacacaactttCTGGAAGAAACTTTTACAACTGCCTTCAGTGGAAACTGAACACATCAAaacaatgattttattttatgtagagATGAACAGAGCAATGAGGTTTTGTATATTTCAACATGACAGCAAACGGGTGAATCATAGGAAACAGAAATGGGTCAGCAGTAGGGTGTGCAACAGATGCACAAACAAGTCAGAACACAACATAACGGCAGCACATTTCTACTGGAGAGTAAACACACTTTTAGACAGGCAGAAGGGATCTTTAAAGCTGAGCCATCTGTAAGACTCACCTGAGCGGGCCCACTGGAGCTCCGTCTCTCCACCCCCTTCACACAGTTGCACAACACTCACACATTCCGCATGTCCGTCCACACTCCAAGAGCTGGGTCACATGTACACAATGATCAGAAGTCCAGTCCAATTCCTTCTCCTGTGACTGGGATCCCCAGAAAACCTTACCCCCACTCTCGGCCTGCCAGTGTGTGTTCCTCCCCCTTCCCGCTGCAAATTCCCAAACAAGTCTGAACAGACTCTTATCTtactcctcctctccttctctctcgcaACTGTCACTTCCCAGAAGAGCCCATCTCACTCCAAAATCTACTTTCTAAGTGTCAGCCCCCATCTATATTTGACTAGACGTTGTTTAGTCAGAGTTGCTCCCAAATTGCGCTCTCTTCCTTTCTTGCTTTCCTTCTGCCTCAGAGCAAGTCTTCTGTCAAGCAGTAAAACAGGAAGTATATCTCTTGGTTGTCTTTGTCCCAGGCTGTGATTGGTTGGTGTGCTTGTGTCGGGTGTGCACATACACTCCAGCAGGTAAAgggcgtgagtgtgtgtgtgtgtgtgtgtatggaaagTGAGGGTGTGGTGGTAGGGGGTTGGGTGAAGAATAGTAAattctcacagacacacacacaccttgcttGCTGCTGGAAGCCAGTACAACCAGTGGGAGTCAGTAGAAATAGGACACTCCCTCTGCAGAACTGATGtttaatatagtttttaaaaaaaaaattcacatccCCTGACAAATATGATCAATCAGATCAATGATTCAATCACCCACTAAACCACCCATTCTCTTCATCTGGGGCAAGTCTGAACTGGTTTGAGGCAAACAAGCTGTATCAAATCTTCcacaagacaaaaagaaatactctaataaatattttaaagaaacactAGTTTAACAGAATACACAATTACATTAAGCATATATTCACTTAAAATATTTACACTTGTTAAATAGATTGCATTAATGTGTATATAAAatcttccttttttctgtttttcttagACAAATGGTGGATTAATGGCTGATGTGATTAacaattcttttattttttaaaaatggtaaaatataAATCATCAAgacatgtaatataatattaagACATGTTTTACAAAGACAGAAATTACTATAGCTGTTAATGTTAAATTTGAGGAATTCTGAGCAGAAGAGTGAACATATAGTCTCCAGTGGTGGGGCCAGCATACGATAAAACAACTTGTTGCTGTACGAACTGACTTCTAATGTCAAATGAAATCTACAAGCTCAGACAAAACTGATGTTAAACATCTCCTACCCTGAAAGGGAGCCTTGGGACAGATCTCTGAGATTACCTCCAGCCTGAGAAACAGACACAGCTGCAGCAACAAGCAAGACATCAGTCTTGTTCATCACATGTCTGTACTCTGCAGTTTCAGCTCGCCATCATACCAGCCACCACTGATTCCATATAGAAACCTGACATACCAAGCACGCAGAATCAAATAATGAATGCCTTAATTAATTTGTGCCTTTCATGCTCACccaccaaaatagaactttgtGACAGTGATGCAGATCTCAATGACCCTGATTGATTTGATTTTGCTGTTCAGCTGTGTCACCAGCatccattgtaaaaaaaaaaaaaaaaaaaatctaaataatacaatacaaaatcaataaaaaatgtatctttaaaaaataaatatgatgaAGGATATGATCTGGGTCTGAGAACTAACAGAAGATTTCAAGTTAAGTTAAATTGAAGCTTTTCTTCTGCAGTTAAAGCAAAAAAACTCACTTCTGCCTAAATACAACACATTAAAAAGCTGATCTGTCACAGAAACTAAAGCAAGTATGATTTTAGAGGGTTCTTTTTGTACATTACGTATGTGTAGGGGTACAAACAGAACGCTGGCTGAGGAATTTATGAAGCAAATGATACAATTTTTGAGAAATAATCCGGAAACGGAACTTCCAAGATGCTCCGCCGAACTGCGCTACCAATCGGGAAGTGCTTCTGCTCCGACGTATTAGGCTCCGCCCCTAACACCATTCTCTGCTAGCGCGAGTCGGTGCGGTAGCATAAATCGGCAGATTCACGGCGATCCACGTCTGGCTTGAAACGTGAAAACGGGGTGTTTAgtttgaagttttattttactttgattTGGAACGCGGAGCCACTCATCCACCCCCAAGCTCCCGGAATACGACTGGAGTTCCGCCTGTCACCGGACGCGCGTGCGGTAATCACATGTCTTCAGTTGTTTAGTTTCACTTCCGCATTGACTTTCGCCTGCTGCTGTTTAGCTGAGATTGCTATAAGCTGTCAATCAAAAATATTACTCGGGAATTTCGCGTGATTGAATTGTGCATCTGCGCCAGAGCCGGAGAATCTTTCCCGGCTGAGAATCTTCTAGCTGACAGGTCCGaaatacagagagaaagagagagagagtcacccactaatatataaaatatatggcGTTTTCAGCTGTATAGTGAGACGCTGGTTGTTTTCCGGTGCAGTAATCTGACCCTGAGTCCTGATACCTGCTGCAGATCATACAACAGGGATCTACACGATTTGTTCTTATTGCTGATGATGATTCTAACGAGCAGTCCTCTTCCTCAGGTGTATATTTGCAGCCATGAACTTTCAATGGGCCGCAGTGTTTCTCTTCATTCTCCTGGCCGGTGGAgggcagagcagcagcagccttgCCAGGAAATGCGTCCTTGGGTCGCCGAAAGAGGAGCgagtgctgcagctgctggagccccTCGCCAACACCACGTAAGATATGCTGGGGCTCTGGaactgtttctttctttttggtcGCCTCCCCTGTTTTGTTCTTTATCCTCCTCACTATGTGCAGCTTTTCGGTCGAGGCCAGTGTGCAGGGAGACAACTACACCTTCCTGTTCAAGGTTTGCGGGGACGCCGACAGTGTGAAGGATGCCGGGGTGGTACAGAGGGACAAGGCTGGCAAGAAGGTCATGGTGGGCAACTACAGCGCCACCCAAGCTATCGGTGGAGGCGAGTTGCCATTgttctccatttttttgtttctacaaatgaaaatcagaagcagatgttttgttgttgtaagTGTCTGAAGTGTCCAAACTGAAATGGTTAGAGTAGCTATACCAAAGGTCCTCCCAAGATTCTTCTCCACACTGGTCCTTCGCAGATGTGATTTATGTGATGACAGTATGCCAGGTTGTTGTGCTTCTctctgcttttaaaatctattgtgttGACCCAACTGTTTCATGGATGATCTGTTAACTTGGATAATgtccaaaaaatatatagctGAACGTCAGTTATAACGATCTGTCTTTTGAATGCTGGCCTTACTTGGATGGTCCTGTGATTTCTGCAGAAGACTGGGTGATGCTCATctacagagagggagagaagtaCGATTTCCACTGTTCTCAGGAGAGCAGGAAAGCCATGATTATAATTTCCTGCAACAGAGACATTGCTATGGTATGTTCAGTAACaggcttgtttttttgtttctccaaGCCAACCAGCTTATTTCACTTTTCTCTTTGTGGAAAGTGTGTTGGTGTGAACTTAATTGGAGGGTGTGATGTGACGTTGACACCCAAAGTAAATTTAGttgcatttgttaaatgtgGTAGTCCTTATTAACGTTCTATTGTCAAGGTATGGAATTGATCAGTATAACTGTCAACAATAACTTAAACTGGATTAATGCTGGAGCagaagaaatttaaaaaacttTCATTACTTAAGTGTAGTGATGCCTGTGCAGTATTTCAGAAGGGTTGTGCAGAAGGCAGTCTGCATGTGCACTGTGTTTATGGTTATTGAGGAGAAGCTAGGTTGGGCAGTACATGAAAGCAGATTTGTTTAGTATTATCACATTACTTTTTGCACAAATCTACTCTTTGCAAagtatatgaaatatttatcacCATATACTCACATaatataatagaaaaaaaatacagagtTCTAAAAAGTTAGGCCTGACCTGTACAaatttttaaaagcctggctcTTTTGCGCAAGCTACAACCACTAGACTTAGAGGGCCGAaccatcttacaatcagtagttacagggacggtccccttggagacactcagggttaagtgtaaacctgtgaccttgtggtcttctggtttcataggtgagtgtgttacccactaggctactaccaccctggtgtgTCTCTGTCTTGTCCGTTTAAACGCTATCTCTTGCTCCTACTTTCCTAGGGTCCTCTGAAA includes the following:
- the m6pr gene encoding cation-dependent mannose-6-phosphate receptor → MNFQWAAVFLFILLAGGGQSSSSLARKCVLGSPKEERVLQLLEPLANTTFSVEASVQGDNYTFLFKVCGDADSVKDAGVVQRDKAGKKVMVGNYSATQAIGGEDWVMLIYREGEKYDFHCSQESRKAMIIISCNRDIAMGPLKVVLEDRDRKRDCFYLFELDSNAVCPVLPSKLSAGSILLIIAFSCLAVYLIGGFLYQRLVVGAKGVEQFPNYAFWSEIGNLTADGCDFVCRSKGNRDDPPTYRGVPTETLGEESEERDDHLLPM